The following coding sequences lie in one Synechococcus sp. PCC 7336 genomic window:
- a CDS encoding DUF3800 domain-containing protein: MYLLYVDESGTTHDPNQQYFVLAGFCVFERQGYWIANQLDQIAARFDPADPAAVELHGSPIFGGRGRWRSHPKEDRHQAIEDALKVFLQSHPSNRLFASVIKKSAVYPKDPVEAAFEQLASRFDKYLMRLHRNGNTHRGIIIFDKSTYETTIQSLATDFRTIGYTWGVIRNFSEVPLFLDSKASRLIQLADLIAYAVFRHFEKGDNRFFPIIEPRFDSEGGVVHGLHILQ; the protein is encoded by the coding sequence ATGTATCTACTGTACGTAGATGAGTCTGGTACAACCCACGACCCAAATCAACAGTATTTCGTGCTAGCTGGGTTTTGTGTATTTGAGCGACAAGGATATTGGATTGCTAACCAGCTTGACCAAATTGCAGCTAGGTTTGATCCTGCTGATCCAGCAGCAGTTGAGTTACATGGTAGCCCAATATTCGGAGGAAGAGGGCGATGGAGGAGTCATCCTAAAGAAGATCGGCATCAAGCGATTGAAGATGCCCTAAAAGTTTTTCTACAATCTCATCCCAGCAATCGATTGTTTGCAAGCGTGATCAAGAAATCTGCGGTATATCCAAAAGACCCCGTTGAGGCTGCATTTGAGCAGTTAGCCAGTAGATTTGATAAGTATTTAATGAGATTGCATAGGAACGGCAACACGCACAGAGGAATCATCATCTTTGATAAATCCACTTATGAGACAACAATTCAATCCTTGGCAACTGATTTTAGGACGATTGGATACACCTGGGGTGTGATAAGGAACTTTTCAGAAGTACCTCTCTTTTTAGATTCAAAAGCATCAAGACTGATTCAACTTGCTGACTTGATTGCATACGCTGTTTTTAGGCATTTTGAAAAGGGGGATAATAGATTTTTCCCTATCATTGAACCTAGATTTGATTCAGAAGGTGGTGTAGTTCACGGACTACACATCTTGCAATGA